The Sulfurimonas sp. genome includes the window CTAAAGAGAAGTATTTCTCATCCATATCTTTACAAAAATAAAGAGAGGAAAAGAGTTCTGGTAAAAGTATAATTTTTGCACCATTTTCACAAGAAGTGCGAACAAAGGTTTCTGCTTTTAAAACATTAGCCTTCTCATCATCACACATACCCATTTGAATGGCGGATACTTTTAGCATTATAAAATTATCCTCTACTTGTAACTTCTAGTAAATGATAACCAAACTGAGTTTCAACTGGTCCATAAAGAACACCAACATCACCACTAAACACTACTTTGTCAAACTCGGGTACCATTTGTCCAGGACCAAATTTACCTAAGTCTCCACCAGCAGAACCAGATGGGCATTGAGAATTTGCTTTTGCAACATCTTCAAAAGAAGCTCCATTATCTATCTCTGTTTTAAGCGTATTACACACCTCTTCACTATCTACTAATATATGTCTTGCTGTTGCATAAGCCATTTATATTTCCTTTTTTTTTGATTACAAAATTCTACTTTAAAATATTAAATATTTACTACTGATTTTGCCCATTTCTCCATAATTTGCGTCATTTCTTCTCTAGGAGGCTCTAAAAAATCTATTAAAAAAGTACCTTTAGTTTCACAAACTCCAAAACTTCTTGGTCTTGTTGCTAAGATTTTACTATTTGGTATAGCTTTTCCAAAACAGAAGATTAAGTTTTTCGCATCTAAGAGTTTTTCATTGATTTCACCACCAATGCTTTTGGTATGTGTGTATTGGTCAAAAACAGATATAAAAACTGCTACTTTATGTCCATCAATAAGAGTTTTTAAAAACTCTATTATTTCATTAACATTTTTATAACTTGTTTCACTTTTTTGAATTTCCAGACTAAAAACTGGATACTTTTCCATTAAAATCGTTTTCTTCACTTAACTTCCTTATAGTAAATACTATCATTTTCTTGTTTAACTCTTCATAATTTTTTTCAGATGCTCTGCCACTCTAAATGAATTTGCATAGATTGTCCAAGTATATGGAACACTACCACCTGTTGGCATAAAGCTGGCATCTGTTACATAAAGATTTTCCAAGTCATGTGCTTTACAGTTCTTATCTAAAACTGAATTCTTTGCATCTACTCCAAAGCGACAACCCCCTGCTACAAGATTTGGGGGAGGAGAGTCAGAAATAGACACTTGTATATCACTTGCTCCCATACTTTTTAAAACTTTCTCTGCTCTAGATGCTAGGTGCTTTCCAACCTCAACATCTCTTTTGTGTCCATACAAATTTATTGCACCAACTGCTATGCCGTACTTATCTTTTACCTTTTCATCAATACTAACATAAGTAAAGTCAGTTGGAAGCCAATCATTAAAAACTTCAAAGGTCAATACTCTTGATGTTGTTAGAGTTTTTTGTATCCTTCTTTGAAGTTTATCTCCCCACATTATATTGCCCTCATCATCATAGAACTCTCTACTCGCACGAGAGATTATATTTTGATGTTCAAAAAGAAAATCTATTGTTCCGCCTTTGTATTTTACTCCACCTTTATCATACTCATACCAGTCTTGAAGTGAGCGATTAAAAAACAATCCAGCTTGCATAAGTTCTTTAAACTCATCTTCACTTAAATTTTCTTTTTTTATACGACCTGTTCCACTTCCACCACCAGAGAAAATTAGATTTTTTCCAACTTCTTTAGAGTTATTTGCTAAACCATTTGGAAAATATTTATTTTTTGAGTTTAGGAGTAGTCTTGAACTCTCTATTGCTTGAGCTGCTAAGACAAAAATTTTTGCTTTTATGGAGTGGCTTTTTTTATCTTTATCATAGTAATGTACTTGTGTGACCTTTGATTTGTCACTATCTATTTTATATACAAATGCTTCACTAATTATTTCTGCATTACATTTTTGAAGTAGCGCTGCTCTAGCACTCCCTTTTGCCCCAGTTGCACAAGGATAACTTCCACAAAAGTTAGAATAAGCACAAGAGTTCCTTCCTAATGTAGCACTTGAGAGTATCGCTCTTGGTGTTGCAAAACTTTTATATCCTAACTCTTTACATGATTTATCAAACCACTTTGTTGCACCATTTACTTCTAAAGCATCCATACTCATAACATCTCCAGAAACACCAATAACCTCTTTTACTTTTTCATAATACGGTTCCAATTCTTCATAAGAAATCGGCCAATCAACTACATTAGCACCTTTTATCTCTCCATAAACACTTCTTAATTTAAAATCATTTGGTTTCATTTTATGAAAATATCCGCTCATTAGATTTGATGAACCTCCAACCATAGAACCATTCCAAAAGCTCCAGTTATACTCAGCTCCTTCAAATCTATCTATGCTCCCACCTTCATTTCTAACATTTATGACATGTTGCTCATCTTTTAAAAGAGGTGTAAACTTATCTCTTCGTGAGATTGCAAGTTCATCTTTTGAAAAATCTTTTTCTCTGTAATATTTTCCCTTTTCTAAAACTACGACTTTATACCCAGCATTTGAAAGCTCATAAGCAATTGGTGCGGCACCTGCTCCACTTCCAACTATACAAATATCATACTTCATAAAAGTACCTTTTTTGGTCGTGGTAGTCCAGACGCATGATGAAGCCATTTCCAGCCACTTTCATTTTTGTTGATGCCATAAATAGTATCGCCTAAAAGTGCTTCATATACAAAAGAAAGCATCTCATATATCCACTCTTCTCCCCACTCTTCTTTTGAAATGGATTTTAAAGTTTTTTGACGCTCTTTAAAACTTAGTGAGATGTATACTTTTTTATAAAGAAGCATAGCCTCTTCATCCAGCCATCTAGCTCCATTTTTTATATACCTTATTGCAGATTCACTCACTCTAGTGTGTGTTAAAATAAGGCTCAAATATGCCCTTGCATTTAACTCATCAAACTTTGGAGCATCTTTAAAATCCCCATATAAATCTTGTTGAGCAAGAGCTAAAGTATCTATAGTACTAGATGCTACAAGCCCAGTTGAAGTAAGTAAACAACTACTTAATCCTAAGGCACTTAGCTTTAAAAATGTGCGTCTTTTTTTTAAAATCATATTATGGATACCTCTAAAAATATATATGCATTATAACCCTTATTTGGCTACAATAAGATAAACAAAAACTCAAGAGCATCTATGCAAAAACTATTTTTCATTCTTTTACTAAGCTTCTTTTCTTTACATGCAAGTAGTATAAAAGTGGCTGTTGCGGCAAATGTCAGCTATGCCATACAAGATTTAACGAAAGAATTTAACAAAAAATTTCCAAATATAAAAGTCAAAATAATTCTTGGAAGCAGTGGTAAACTAACTGCACAAATAAAACATGGCGCTCCTTATCAAGTCTTTATATCAGCAGATATGAAGTATCCAGATGCTTTATTTAAACAAAAGATTGCCATCACAAAACCTAAGGTTTATGCTCTTGGCTCATTAGCACTTTTTTCACATAAAAAAATGGACTTAAGTGCTGGCATCTATGCATTAAAAAGAGCAAATATATCTAAAATAGCTCTAGCAAATCCAAAAACTGCTCCTTATGGCATAGCGGCCAAAGAGGCTTTAACAAATGCTAAAATATACAAAGAGTTAAAGAGTAAGTTTGTATATGGTGAGTCAATTTCTCAAACAGTTTCTTACGCTGTAAGTGCAACAGATGCTGGAATAATTGCTAAGTCATCACTTTATTCAAAAAATATGAAACATTATAAAAGAAAAGAAAATTGGGTAGAGATAAACTCAAAGTTATATACTCCCATAAAACAAGGCATAGTTTTACTACAAGAGAATCCAGATGCACGAAATTTTTATAACTTTTTACTCTCTAATGACGCAAAAAATATATTTCAACAATATGGATATAAAACGCCATGAATACCTTTAAAGCAACAATCACAAAAATTCAAAATGTTGAGTGTTTAAATATTGTAAATTTTGACTTTGCCCAGCAGAACCTTAGTATGATGAGTCTAGATTTAAGTAAAAACTTACAAGTTGGGAGTGAAGTTGAACTAACTGCAAAATCAACTCATATCGCAATAGCCAAGAGTTTTGAAGGCACTCTTAGCTACTCAAATCAACTAAGCGCTAAAATCATCTCTATAAACGAAGCACAACTCTTAACTAGCATACAACTTTCCTGCTCAGACATAATATGTGAAAGTGTTATAACAACTAGCTCATCACAAAGAATGAACTTACAAGTGAACGATAATGTCACTCTTCTTATACAAGCTAGTGAATTATCTATTAAAAGAGTTTTATAGTGTTTGAAATCCTAAGTAACCTCGAACTAGCTCCTTTTTTACTCTCTTTTAAATTAGCTGGTATTACTACTTTTATACTTTTTATACTTTGTTTGCCGTTTGCTTGGTGGCTCTCTCAAACAAACTCAAAAAGTAAACCTGTACTAGAAGCCCTAACAGCCCTTCCAATAGTTCTTCCGCCATCTGTTATAGGTTTTTATATTTTAATAGCTCTTTCAAAAAATTCTCCTATTGGTTCTTTTTTTGATGAGTATTTTAGTATAGATTTAGTTTTTAACTTTAATGGTTTAGTCATTGCGAGTTGTTTTTACTCTCTTCCATTTATGGTGCAACCTCTTCAAAGTGGTTTTGAAACAGTAAATAAAAACATGCTTGAAGCCTCTTATGTAAGTGGAAAAAGCAAAGTAGAAACCATCTTAAGAGTTGCCCTTCCAAACATAAAACCAGCACTCATAAGTGCTATAATCGTAACTTTTGCTCATACAGTTGGAGAGTTTGGCGTAGTTTTAATGGTAGGTGGAAGTATCCCAA containing:
- a CDS encoding peptidylprolyl isomerase, which encodes MAYATARHILVDSEEVCNTLKTEIDNGASFEDVAKANSQCPSGSAGGDLGKFGPGQMVPEFDKVVFSGDVGVLYGPVETQFGYHLLEVTSRG
- a CDS encoding DUF6858 family protein, with protein sequence MKKTILMEKYPVFSLEIQKSETSYKNVNEIIEFLKTLIDGHKVAVFISVFDQYTHTKSIGGEINEKLLDAKNLIFCFGKAIPNSKILATRPRSFGVCETKGTFLIDFLEPPREEMTQIMEKWAKSVVNI
- a CDS encoding GMC family oxidoreductase, encoding MKYDICIVGSGAGAAPIAYELSNAGYKVVVLEKGKYYREKDFSKDELAISRRDKFTPLLKDEQHVINVRNEGGSIDRFEGAEYNWSFWNGSMVGGSSNLMSGYFHKMKPNDFKLRSVYGEIKGANVVDWPISYEELEPYYEKVKEVIGVSGDVMSMDALEVNGATKWFDKSCKELGYKSFATPRAILSSATLGRNSCAYSNFCGSYPCATGAKGSARAALLQKCNAEIISEAFVYKIDSDKSKVTQVHYYDKDKKSHSIKAKIFVLAAQAIESSRLLLNSKNKYFPNGLANNSKEVGKNLIFSGGGSGTGRIKKENLSEDEFKELMQAGLFFNRSLQDWYEYDKGGVKYKGGTIDFLFEHQNIISRASREFYDDEGNIMWGDKLQRRIQKTLTTSRVLTFEVFNDWLPTDFTYVSIDEKVKDKYGIAVGAINLYGHKRDVEVGKHLASRAEKVLKSMGASDIQVSISDSPPPNLVAGGCRFGVDAKNSVLDKNCKAHDLENLYVTDASFMPTGGSVPYTWTIYANSFRVAEHLKKIMKS
- the modA gene encoding molybdate ABC transporter substrate-binding protein translates to MQKLFFILLLSFFSLHASSIKVAVAANVSYAIQDLTKEFNKKFPNIKVKIILGSSGKLTAQIKHGAPYQVFISADMKYPDALFKQKIAITKPKVYALGSLALFSHKKMDLSAGIYALKRANISKIALANPKTAPYGIAAKEALTNAKIYKELKSKFVYGESISQTVSYAVSATDAGIIAKSSLYSKNMKHYKRKENWVEINSKLYTPIKQGIVLLQENPDARNFYNFLLSNDAKNIFQQYGYKTP
- a CDS encoding transporter; amino-acid sequence: MNTFKATITKIQNVECLNIVNFDFAQQNLSMMSLDLSKNLQVGSEVELTAKSTHIAIAKSFEGTLSYSNQLSAKIISINEAQLLTSIQLSCSDIICESVITTSSSQRMNLQVNDNVTLLIQASELSIKRVL
- the modB gene encoding molybdate ABC transporter permease subunit, whose protein sequence is MFEILSNLELAPFLLSFKLAGITTFILFILCLPFAWWLSQTNSKSKPVLEALTALPIVLPPSVIGFYILIALSKNSPIGSFFDEYFSIDLVFNFNGLVIASCFYSLPFMVQPLQSGFETVNKNMLEASYVSGKSKVETILRVALPNIKPALISAIIVTFAHTVGEFGVVLMVGGSIPNETKVASVAIYEMVEIMDYSSAHIYSALMLIMSFLVLLSVYIFNHKNNKQFAGFHR